The sequence AGCCCGCATCGCCTCCATCGGCGCCACCTGACCGGTGAACAACTCGAACTGCAACGCAGCCTGATGAATCAGCAGGTCATGCCCACTCACTACAGCTCCGGTCGCCGCGGACGCGAGCGGCGTCGGCCAAGGGTCGTAGATCGCGTCGAAGATGATCGGGATGTCCTTGTACCGCGCCACGAGGTCGGGCGTCTGAGCGGCCGCCGGGATCGTGGAGATCAGGATGTCGACGTTCTCCAGGACGGTCTCGATCGGATCCACCGAGACGCCGACGCGGTGGTACTGGTCGTCGAGCACCGATACCGTCTCCCCTGCCCGTTCGGCGTGCCGGGCCAGGATCGAGATGTGCTCGGCTCCGAGCTCGGCGACAGCAAGGCCAATCGAGGCCGCGGTAGCACCCGCGCCCAGGATCGCCGCATGCACGATCGGGTGCGAGGACCGCTCCCTGATGGCGGCCACCGCCCCGGGGAGGTCGGTGTTGTCACCGGCCCAGCCGTACGAAGTGCGTACCAAGGTGTTGATCGCACCGGCTGTACGCGCCCGCGGGGACATCGAGGCCACCAGCGGAAGCGCCTCCCGCTTGAGGGGCATGGTCAGCGACAGCCCGCGTACGTCAGGGCCACACGTCGCCAGGAATGCAGCCAGGCCTCCTGCTGGCACCAGATGCCGGCCATAGGTCCAGTTCAGGCCGAGCGCTGCGTACGCCGCGTTGTGCAGCGTCGGCGACTGTGAGTGCTCGATCGGGTCCCCGAGCACCGCGCAGATGTAGTCGGCAGAGATCGCGTCGGTCATCAGTGGCAATTCGGAGACGTGGTCGACGCGCACCAGGCCCGCAGCTGGTTGACCGCCGCGTTGTGCTCGGCCAACGTGGTGCTGAAGACGGTCTCGCCGGTGTCGAGGTTGACCGGGACGAAGTAGAGCCACGGACCGTCCGCCGGATTGAGCGCGACGCTCAGCGCCTCCTCACCCGGGGAGCCGATCGGGCCTGGCGGCAGACCGTCGTGCACGTAGGTGTTGTACGGGGACGGATTGTCGAGTTGCGCCTGGGTCGACCAGACGGTGCCCGTCGAGCCGTTGGCGTACGCCACCGTCGCGTCCGACTGCAGCCGCATCGGCTTGGCCAAACGGTTGTAGAACACCCGGGCGATCTTCGGGAGATCGTGCGAGCGCTTGCCCTCCCATTGCAGCAGGCTGGCCATCGTCACGACCTGTTCGGGGGTCATGCCCAGCTTCGCCGCGGCCTGGGTGATGCCGAGCGATTCCTGCACGGACACGGCCTTGGCGACCATCTGCTGCAGCAGTTCGGTCGCGGTCTCCTTCGGCGTGACGTCGTACGTGGCCGGGAAGAGGAAGCCCTCGACATCGTTGTGGGCGTACGCCGGGAGCCCCAGCGTCTCCGGGTGCTTGAGCGCCGCTTCGAGAGCTGAGCGGGTGATCTTGGTCTTCGACACGATGGCGTCGATCACGGTCGAGAGTCGGGATCCCTCGATGACCGTGACGCCGTTGCGGATCCGCTTGTCCGGGTCGTCCAGCACGGCCAGCGCAGCGTCGGAAGACATCTCCAGCTTGAGGTGATAGATCCCCGGCTGGATGCCTGCAGCCTTCGGGTCCTTGGCGGCGGCGGCCACGAACGCGTCCACCGACTTCACCACGCCAGCGGCTTTCAGTGTGTTGCCGATCTTGGCCGCCGTGTCCCCGGCGTGCACCTGGACGACCACGTCGCCGTGGCCGGCGCCCGAGAAGTCCGGGGCACCACCGCACGCAGTGAGTACGCCGAGGGCGAGGACGCAGCCCGCCAGGGCCGAGATCCGCTTGTTATTCAT comes from Nocardioides baekrokdamisoli and encodes:
- the mltG gene encoding endolytic transglycosylase MltG; the encoded protein is MNNKRISALAGCVLALGVLTACGGAPDFSGAGHGDVVVQVHAGDTAAKIGNTLKAAGVVKSVDAFVAAAAKDPKAAGIQPGIYHLKLEMSSDAALAVLDDPDKRIRNGVTVIEGSRLSTVIDAIVSKTKITRSALEAALKHPETLGLPAYAHNDVEGFLFPATYDVTPKETATELLQQMVAKAVSVQESLGITQAAAKLGMTPEQVVTMASLLQWEGKRSHDLPKIARVFYNRLAKPMRLQSDATVAYANGSTGTVWSTQAQLDNPSPYNTYVHDGLPPGPIGSPGEEALSVALNPADGPWLYFVPVNLDTGETVFSTTLAEHNAAVNQLRAWCASTTSPNCH
- a CDS encoding shikimate dehydrogenase, which produces MTDAISADYICAVLGDPIEHSQSPTLHNAAYAALGLNWTYGRHLVPAGGLAAFLATCGPDVRGLSLTMPLKREALPLVASMSPRARTAGAINTLVRTSYGWAGDNTDLPGAVAAIRERSSHPIVHAAILGAGATAASIGLAVAELGAEHISILARHAERAGETVSVLDDQYHRVGVSVDPIETVLENVDILISTIPAAAQTPDLVARYKDIPIIFDAIYDPWPTPLASAATGAVVSGHDLLIHQAALQFELFTGQVAPMEAMRASLEPAVLEDLIEAPAG